One window of Azospirillaceae bacterium genomic DNA carries:
- a CDS encoding peptidase domain-containing ABC transporter, with amino-acid sequence MLTALLLVAQHHGVHLSAEQLVRAYAAGAGEVQRATLVHAAQEKGFQAQAVRMNWRQLMRLGRAVPAILCLKDGSALVLTGVSPSVSPPVIYVRDPAAPTQVRPMDEISLDEIWAGDIVLVKPEQGLDEDEAPFGLSWLIGQVMRERRIFRDVGVAGLILSLFALAPPFVYMIVVDRILVHQRMSTLAVLVVAVAFIIVFDTTFGWLKRFLVAEGAARVDGRMTAYVYDRLLGLPIEVFESLPTGLITYRLNEIWRIRNFLTGQLFGTALDSMTLIILIPVMFYMNAILSLWVLGIACVMFLVVLLYMPVIGRYHGKVVEAETRKNSYLVETVHGMRTVKSLALEATKRRGWDVRAAQAVRANRNLALASNQPQTILQPLEKLTYSGTLLVGCYMALSSDQPALAGSLVAFTMLASRATAPLVQIAGLLQQIQEVRGAVVQVASMVNIPPEELRADHGLRPRFHGHLSFEDVSFRYPGSQTKALDRVTVDIPRGSVVGVMGRSGSGKTTLTRLLQGLHQDYEGLIKIDGVDMRQMDLAHLRANLGVVLQDNFLFSGSVRENIAAARADASFEEIIEAARMAGAEEFIERLPRGYDTYLAEGSTNISGGQRQRIAIARALLVNPPMLILDEATSALDPDSEAIINANLSRISDGRTMVVISHRLTSLVNCDVIVVMERGRVYDVGTHEELLQRCDIYRHLWFQQNRHQSSGVANERALSGPEKRD; translated from the coding sequence ATGTTGACCGCGTTGCTGCTGGTGGCCCAACACCATGGCGTGCACCTCTCAGCTGAGCAATTGGTGCGGGCCTACGCCGCCGGCGCAGGCGAGGTGCAGCGGGCGACGCTGGTGCATGCGGCCCAGGAAAAAGGATTCCAGGCCCAGGCCGTGCGCATGAACTGGCGCCAGCTCATGCGTCTGGGACGCGCGGTTCCGGCCATCCTGTGCCTGAAGGATGGCAGCGCCCTGGTGTTGACCGGCGTGTCGCCCAGCGTGTCGCCGCCCGTGATCTATGTGCGCGACCCCGCGGCGCCCACTCAGGTGCGTCCGATGGACGAGATCTCGCTGGATGAGATCTGGGCCGGCGATATCGTCCTGGTCAAGCCCGAGCAGGGCCTGGACGAGGATGAGGCCCCGTTCGGCCTGAGCTGGCTGATCGGCCAGGTGATGCGCGAGCGTCGCATTTTCCGCGATGTGGGGGTGGCTGGCCTTATCCTCAGCCTTTTCGCCCTGGCGCCGCCCTTCGTCTACATGATCGTGGTGGACCGCATCCTGGTGCACCAGCGCATGTCCACCCTGGCGGTCCTGGTCGTCGCCGTGGCCTTCATCATCGTGTTCGACACCACCTTCGGTTGGCTGAAGCGCTTCCTGGTGGCGGAAGGGGCGGCCCGCGTCGATGGCCGGATGACGGCCTACGTTTACGATCGGCTGCTGGGCTTGCCCATCGAAGTGTTCGAATCCCTGCCCACCGGCCTGATCACCTACCGCCTGAACGAAATCTGGCGCATCCGCAACTTCCTGACCGGGCAGCTGTTCGGCACCGCGCTGGACAGCATGACCTTGATCATCCTGATCCCGGTCATGTTCTACATGAACGCGATCCTCAGTCTCTGGGTGCTGGGCATCGCCTGCGTCATGTTCCTGGTCGTCCTGTTGTACATGCCCGTCATCGGGCGTTATCACGGCAAGGTGGTCGAGGCGGAAACCCGCAAGAACTCGTACCTGGTGGAGACGGTGCACGGCATGCGCACGGTCAAGTCCCTGGCGCTGGAAGCGACCAAGCGCCGGGGCTGGGACGTGCGTGCGGCCCAGGCGGTGCGTGCCAACCGTAATCTGGCGCTGGCGTCCAACCAGCCCCAGACCATCCTGCAGCCGCTGGAAAAGCTGACCTATTCCGGAACGCTGCTGGTCGGTTGCTACATGGCGCTGTCGAGCGACCAGCCCGCGCTGGCCGGTTCGCTGGTGGCCTTCACCATGCTGGCGAGCCGCGCCACGGCCCCCCTGGTGCAGATCGCCGGCCTGCTGCAGCAAATCCAGGAAGTGCGGGGTGCCGTCGTCCAGGTCGCGTCCATGGTCAACATCCCGCCTGAGGAACTGCGGGCCGACCACGGGCTGCGTCCCCGTTTCCACGGGCACCTGAGTTTCGAGGATGTCAGCTTCCGCTATCCCGGCAGCCAGACCAAGGCCCTGGACCGGGTCACGGTCGACATTCCCCGCGGCAGCGTCGTGGGCGTGATGGGGCGCAGCGGATCGGGCAAGACCACCCTGACCCGGTTGCTGCAGGGCCTGCACCAGGACTATGAAGGCCTGATCAAGATCGATGGCGTCGACATGCGCCAGATGGATCTGGCCCATCTGCGTGCCAACCTGGGCGTGGTGCTGCAGGACAATTTCCTGTTCAGCGGCAGCGTGCGCGAGAACATCGCCGCCGCCCGCGCCGACGCCTCGTTCGAGGAGATCATCGAGGCCGCCCGCATGGCCGGCGCCGAGGAGTTCATCGAACGCCTGCCCCGCGGTTACGACACCTATCTGGCGGAAGGGTCGACCAACATCTCGGGTGGCCAGCGCCAGCGCATCGCCATCGCCCGCGCGCTGCTGGTCAACCCGCCCATGCTGATCCTGGATGAGGCCACCAGCGCCCTGGATCCGGACAGCGAGGCGATCATCAACGCCAACCTGTCGCGCATTTCCGACGGACGCACCATGGTGGTCATTTCCCACCGCCTGACGTCGCTGGTGAACTGCGATGTCATCGTGGTGATGGAACGCGGCCGGGTCTACGATGTCGGCACGCATGAAGAGTTGCTTCAGCGCTGCGATATTTACCGTCACCTCTGGTTCCAGCAGAACCGTCATCAATCTTCCGGAGTTGCCAATGAGCGCGCGCTCTCTGGTCCCGAAAAACGGGACTGA
- a CDS encoding HlyD family type I secretion periplasmic adaptor subunit, whose amino-acid sequence MSARSLVPKNGTDAVVAQAINDFQSEIAAVVGAPYPKPVRATLYTMTAMVAVGLFLISVVKLDEVVTAPGRVVSRTPSLVVQAFDTSVVRSINVLPGQEVHKGDLLVTLDPTFASADVSQTREQAQSLTAQVARMEAEQKGVLYDPGANASTQEQLQLSVWRSRQAEYKASISNYDQKIESARITMVRSQRDAEYFKSRVAVTTEIEDMRSKLEKKEYGSRLNTLLAQDNRTEMMRNLASAEQQASSASHDLEALRSERDSYVHQWQIDLGNDLTDKRSDLQKAKDDLSKADRRNDLVELRAMDDGSILSVADISVGSVAKTGDTLVTLVPANAPLEAELDIDGADQGHIKLGDKVEIKLEAYRYVEHGTAKGILRTVTDDSFTKQDNGQPTQRRYFKGRVELTETKLQNVQGDVHLVPGMPLDADIVVGRRTIFMYLMGTVLRQASEGMREP is encoded by the coding sequence ATGAGCGCGCGCTCTCTGGTCCCGAAAAACGGGACTGACGCTGTCGTCGCCCAGGCGATCAACGACTTCCAGTCGGAGATCGCCGCGGTGGTGGGCGCCCCTTATCCCAAGCCGGTGCGGGCAACCCTGTACACCATGACGGCCATGGTGGCCGTGGGCTTGTTCCTGATCTCGGTCGTCAAGCTGGATGAGGTCGTGACCGCTCCCGGCCGCGTCGTGTCGCGCACCCCCAGCCTGGTGGTGCAGGCGTTCGACACCTCGGTCGTGCGTTCCATCAACGTGCTTCCCGGGCAGGAGGTTCACAAGGGCGACCTGCTGGTGACGCTGGATCCCACCTTCGCTTCGGCGGACGTGTCGCAAACGCGCGAGCAGGCGCAGTCGCTGACCGCCCAGGTCGCGCGGATGGAGGCGGAACAGAAGGGCGTGCTCTATGATCCGGGCGCCAATGCCAGCACGCAGGAACAGTTGCAGCTGTCGGTCTGGCGGTCCCGGCAGGCGGAATACAAGGCCAGCATCTCCAATTATGACCAGAAGATCGAATCCGCCCGCATCACCATGGTGCGCAGCCAGCGGGATGCCGAGTACTTCAAGTCCCGCGTGGCGGTGACCACGGAAATCGAGGACATGCGCTCCAAGCTGGAGAAGAAGGAATACGGCAGCCGCCTGAACACCTTGCTGGCCCAGGACAACCGGACCGAGATGATGCGTAACCTGGCCAGCGCCGAGCAGCAGGCCAGTTCCGCTTCCCACGACCTGGAAGCCTTGCGGTCCGAACGGGATTCCTATGTCCATCAATGGCAGATCGACCTGGGCAACGACCTGACCGACAAGCGTTCCGATCTGCAAAAGGCCAAGGACGACCTGTCGAAAGCCGACCGCCGGAACGACCTGGTGGAATTGCGGGCCATGGACGACGGCTCGATCCTGAGCGTGGCGGATATTTCCGTGGGCTCGGTCGCCAAGACGGGCGACACACTGGTCACCCTGGTGCCGGCCAACGCCCCGCTGGAGGCGGAACTGGACATCGATGGCGCCGACCAGGGGCATATCAAGCTGGGCGACAAGGTCGAAATCAAGCTGGAGGCCTATCGCTACGTCGAGCATGGGACGGCCAAGGGCATCCTGCGCACCGTCACCGATGACAGCTTCACCAAGCAGGACAACGGCCAGCCGACACAGCGCCGTTACTTCAAGGGGCGGGTGGAACTGACCGAGACCAAGCTGCAGAATGTCCAGGGTGATGTCCATCTGGTGCCGGGTATGCCGCTGGATGCCGATATCGTGGTCGGCCGCCGCACCATCTTCATGTATCTGATGGGAACGGTACTGCGGCAGGCCTCCGAAGGCATGCGCGAGCCTTGA